DNA sequence from the Clostridium kluyveri genome:
ACCTCTCGATTTACAAGTGGACTAAGCAGTGCAGGACAACAAATGAAACAATTTATGGATTCCAGCAACTCCGCAGAAACAAGAATGCAAAGTTTAGGCGGAGCAATGCAAAGTACGGGTAGCGTTGCAACTGCGGCTGTGACACTGCCTTTAGTTGGAATAGGTGCAGCTGCAGTAAAAACATCTATGGATTTTGGCGCTCAAATGTCGTCTGTACAAGCCATAAGTGGCGCAACAGGAAATGAATTCAATAAATTAAGAGAACAGGCTATAGAACTTGGAGCTGATACAGCATTTAGTGCTACAGAAGCTGCTGAAGGACAAGAAAATTTAGCTTCTGCTGGATTTAAAACTAGTGAAATACTGGAAGCTATGCCTGGAATGTTGGATTTGGCTGCAGCAGGAAACGTTGATATAGCAACTGCATCCGATATAGCAGGAAGTTCTCTTAGGGGTTTTGGGCTGGAGGCAAGTCAAGCTACACATGTTGCGGATGTATTGGCGAAAGCCGCAGCAGACACTAATGCAGGTATAACCGATACAGGAGAAGCTATGAAGTATATAGCTCCAGTAGCTAATGCATTAGGAATTTCTTTTGAAGATACTACTGCAGCTATAGGATTATTGAGTAATGCTGGAATAAAAGGCTCGCAAGCAGGAACTACACTTAGAAGTGCTTTGACTAATTTGGCAAGCCCTACTGATGCAGCAGCACAGCTTATGGAACAATTGGGAATGAATTTCTTTGATGCCCAGGGGAAAATGTTGCCACTTGGACAGGTGCTTCAAATTTTGAAGGATAAAACTTCTGGACTCACACAGCAACAAAAAGCTAGTGCTATGCAAACTCTTTTCGGTAGAATTTTGCCGACCAAAGTTGAAAAACTTTGTGCTTAAAATCGGGAAAATCGGTGAAGACTAAGTATAAAAAGTATAGTTTATATATAATGTTAATATGGTATAATAATAAATAGGATAGATAAGGAAGTCATGAGCCTTGTCGAAAGGGTGTTTTCCCAAGCACCTTTCCTGTTAGTAAAATTTGATATTTGGGAGAATAAAAACCTATGGGAGGGTTATTTGTTATGCCTAGAAAAAGAACAATAGAAGAATTAAAACAAAAAATAAAAGAAACAACTCATTGCGAACTATTGTCTACAAAATATGTTAATAGGAAAACTAAAATGAAATTTAGATGCGAATGTGGAAATAAGTTTGAGAATACTTTAATGGCAATGGAAGCAAGAAATAAGCAATATTGCAATGAATGTTCTAATAAATTAATGCATGACAAATTTGTGAAAACACAAGAAGAGTTTGAAAAAGAACTTTGTAAAGTTTTGGGAGAGGAATATGTTGCATTAACACCTTATAAGAACATAAACTCCAAAATTACTGTTAAGCATTTGGAATGTGATTATACTTGGAATGTAAGACCATCATCAATATTACATCAACATTGTAAATGCCCTAAATGTTATGGCAATAACATGAAAAAAACTACTAGGCAATTCAAACTGGAAGTTTATAATTTAGTGGGTGATGAATTTTATGTTTTAGGAGAATATAAGAGCGCTAAAATTCCAATATTAATAAAACATAATGTGTGTGGAAACGCATGGGAAGTCGAACCTACAAATTTTTTAACCAATAAAGCTTGTGTGTTTTGCTCGCCAAGAAGTAAAGGCGAAGATAAAATCGCTAACATATTAAATGATAAGCACATACTATATGAAAGGGAAAAAAGATTTAATGATTGTATCGGCAAAAGAAAACTCCCATTTGATTTTTATTTGCCGGATTATAATATTGTAATCGAATATGATGGCATACAACATTTTAAGCCAAGCTTTAATAAAAAGGAATTTAAAAATATAAAGATAAATGATGAGACTAAAAATAATTATTGTAAAGATAATAATATTAAACTTCTAAGAATACCATATTGGGAGTTTAATAATATAGAAACTATACTTGAAAGTGCTTTAAATTAGCACTTTTTTATATTTTTATATATGTTAATACCGAGAGGGCAATATATCAAATTGCCTTTGTAACGCATAGGGATTGAGCGATATGAGAGCAAAAATATCCCCACGAGTCTCGATTACCTTAACGATTAAAGACGAAGGTAAAAATATATGCTGAACTATATGGAAACATATAGAGCTATAGGATAAAAAGCTTATAGGGTAACAAATTGAAAGAAGCTATGTCTGGTATGCTTGCTCTGGTAGACCAAGGACCAGAAAAATTTAATGAACTTGAAAAAGGGCTTAAAAATTGTGATGGTGCTGGAAAGGAAATGGCTAGTACCATGCAAGACAATTTAAAAGGTGCTATTGAAGGTATGAAAGGCTCTATAGAAACTATGGGTATAAGAATAGGAGATGTTTTGGCACCTGGAATAAGAAAAGCTGCGGATTTTATAGGTAAGTTGGCTGATGGATTTTCTAATTTACCTAGGCCTATTCAGACATTTATTGTCTATCTCGGGCTTGCAGCAGCAGCTTTCGGACCAGTTATGATCATATTTGGTAAGATTATAACATCAACAGCAACTGTAGTTGGTGCATTAGGGAAGATAGGAACTGCAGTAAGGAGTTTAGGCACAATATTTAGTGGGTTGCGAACAGCCGCAAGTGCATTTACAGTATTACCAGGGCTAATCAGTCCACCTGTACTAATTACGGTTGGGATAATAGCAGGACTTGCCTTTGTAGTATATGAAGTAATAAAACATTGGGATTCATTCAAAAAGTATGCAACAGGGTTTGGAAATGCTATAAAAAGTATATTTAAAGCTGTAGGAGAGTTTATTGGTGCTGCAGTTAAAGGTTGGGGGTTAATTTTTGAAGGATTCAGTAAACTCCTTAAAGCGTCGGTAGAAGGCTGGATAATATTATTTAAAGGTTTTGGCGAATTTATTAAAGCAGCAGTGGAAGGCTGGAAACTAATATTTTCTGGACTAGGAAATGCCATGAAAGCTATAGGTAAATTTATTTTCGAAGGGTTATTCGAGGGTATAAGTAGTATGGCAGGAAAGATAAAAGATAAAGTTGCTTCTATAGCAGAATCTATAAAAGATACATTTAAAGCAGCTCTAGGTATACATTCTCCTTCAACTGCCTTCGAAGAATATGCAACAAATACAGGACAGGGTTATATAAATGGTTGGGATAAAATAAAGAATCCAATAAAACAAAAAATGTTGGGTTTAGCCAATGGAATTAAAAGTTTATGGAACACAAAACCAGATTTTTCAAGTTTAGGTGATATTGCACTAAGTGGTGCTTACAATGGTTCTTCAAGAGAAACTTTAAACAGAATAAATAATCTTAGTACAAGCAAAATACTTGACTTCAACCCTAAGTTTACTCTCTATGTTACTGTGGCTGATACTGGAGAGAAAGGTACGCAAAAGCTTGTTGGCGAAGTTAAAACTATGTCGGGGAATGCACTTAAGGATGCAATGACACAATTATTCATGAATGATGTTATAAGGGACTAGGAGGTGGTTTAATTGGCTGATATATCAAGATTAGATACTTTTGATGTAGAACTTCAATATAATGGTGGAACCAATACCGGAGGTGTTATAACCAATTACAAGCCACCTCGTCCTGCTTATTTTAGAAAGGCAGTTAGAACTATATCGGGATACAGCCAATTCCAGGACAATGTGAAGAGCGATTGTATCGTGGAATTTACTGTAGTTTTTCAGATTAAAGGAGAAACAGATGCAGAGACCCAGGCGAATGCCCAGAAGTATTTAGAATTTGTTAGTAGGTACACAGAAAGATTTATACTAATAAATGAATTTGGCATACCATATAAAGGGTATTTCCAGAATAAATATGACTTAGATACTTCAATTGAGGGAGATGTATATGGTATAGCTATTGAAATGCTCTGTAACCACGATGTTTCTGGATGGGTGAGTGACGATAATGGACTTTAGTATAGTTGTGTATAGGAAAAAAGGTTATGTGAGCTATGGTACGGAGGATGCCGATAAACTTACCATTAAAAATAGCCTTGTAAATATAAAAACCAATAGGAGTAAAGATACTCAAGTCACAGAAGCAACAATTGTTGCAGAATATGAAAAGCTACCTTTAGCAGCTTACCAAGGAGGAAATACAGGAATAATTGATAATTTTGCTCGTATCGAAACTTATTTTGATGCAACAATCCAGTTTACAGGGGTTATAAAGAAATATGAGTATAATGAAACCGACAAGACTATAACTCTAACCTGCCATGATATGTATTATAGGCTTTTAAATGCTACTAATGAAGATATAGTTTATGTCGATACAACTGCGGTAAATGTAATTGCTGATTTAGTAAGTAGGGCAGGGTTAAGCTTTCATTATGCTGGTGGAGATAATTACAGTATTTCCAATCTAAAAATAGTAGAAGGAACAGTGTATGCAGATGTTATACAGAGTCTTTTAGAAACAATGCACGCAAGCATTAGATGTAATAAGAGTGGAATCATTGTACTTGATGAACAATATCCCGATTATATAGAAGGTGGTGGAGATGCTAACCACTTTGATTGGACTTATAAAGATAATACAAATAACGCTTCTGACATTGCGGGTAGAGATGCTTCTTTGATGCGAAATATATTAAAGATAACTTGTGACATAAAATCTGGAGACAAAACTCAAACCGTATATGATAAATTTGAAGATCCTTCAATGACTGAGTACCTTAATGGTGAGAAATGGTATGAAACTTTGGATAACGCACTTGCCAATACACAAGAAAAAAGAAAAGCTGTGGCAGGGTGGAAATATCTTGAGTATTGGAGAAAAAGTACGCCATTAAACATATTGCCAACTGCAGGTAATAAAGATGTTAATATAGGTCAAGTAGTTAAGTTATTAAGAGATAATACTAATCCAGGGTACTATTTAGTAGTTGGCGTAGATACAGAAGTAAGTGCGGATGGTTATGCAGATACTCTACAATTAGAAGGTATGAGGGATAAAAATACAATATATGAAATACCGGTGTTATTAGCTTCTGGTGTCATAAAGGAGGCAAGTTAATATGTCTAATAAAGGATTTAAAAACGTAAGAGAACCTATAGTTTACGTTTTAAATCAGGAGCTTAGGAAAAGAGATCTTAAGAATAGAGTATCGATAGACACAGGAGAGGAATCATATGACGGAGAATTGGTGGAATACCCGATTAAATTAACAAGAGATTCTGCCACTAAAAAAGTAGTTAAATGTATATATGGAACAGGAGCAGAGCAATGGTCAGAAGAACTTATAAGAAATACAGAAGGGAAAGTATACCAAATAAAAACAACTTACCCTGATAGCAGTACTAAGACAGTTCAAATTAATAAAGGTTCTGATAACTTAGTTGATAACGTAGATTATGTTTAGGGAGTGATTGAGTTGAGTTTGCCTTCATATGTCATAAACTTTGACGAACTAGCAGATGCGATAAGCAATTATCTTGAAAATGGCGTAAACGTAGATATTGGAAGCATAGTAGTACCAACGGACCAAATAGAAGATTTATTATCTCAAATAAAAGATAAAATACAGGGTGTGGATTATAATTCCTTGATAGAAGCCTTAAATGCACTGGGAGTTAAATTGGATGGATTGGCTGGCAATTTAGGCATAAGTGGTACACAGAAAATATATGGGGAGATGCTTGAAATTCTGGCAAGCACAGGAGTGTATACCATAGAATTTACTGTGCCCAAAGCAGGGAGAATTACTGGAATAACAACTTCACAGTCAGCATGGAACTTTCAGGATACCTGGGACTTAAAAGTAGGAGAGGATACTTTATTTACTGGTGTCCGGACTAAGGAATATGGAGAGAATAAGTTTTTCAATGTGTTTTATCCGGTAACTGCAGGGCAGAAGATAGATTTTATTTTTAACAATGTCAGTGGATCCAGCAAAATATTATGGGTAGATTTTAACATATTGGAGGATTCTTAAAGATGAGCTTACCTAGATATGTTATAAACTTTGATGAGCTTACAGGCCAGTTAAGAAAAGACTTAATTCGGCTTATAGATGATGCATTAAAGGATAAATACCCACAATTAGATATGCAGGAGATTAAAGCACTTCTAAGTGAAATAGAGGACTTGCTACCAGATGAAAAGTATAGGGGACTAAAGAACAGAATAGAACAATTCATAATGTATAAATATGATGGTACCCAAAAGGTCCAGGGAGCTTTGATTGATATTCCTGCAATTATAAGTGATTATAAGCAGGATTTTGTTTTTGATAAAGATGTATTTTTAACTGGACTACATTTTAATCAAACAGGGTGGAAAAAGGATGATAGATACAGCTTGGTTATAAACAAAGAAAAAATAATAGATGGTGCCAGCACCAAAGAAATAGGAGAGCAT
Encoded proteins:
- a CDS encoding phage tail tape measure protein, producing the protein MSKKGGESLAIDAGTVVAFMELDTSRFTSGLSSAGQQMKQFMDSSNSAETRMQSLGGAMQSTGSVATAAVTLPLVGIGAAAVKTSMDFGAQMSSVQAISGATGNEFNKLREQAIELGADTAFSATEAAEGQENLASAGFKTSEILEAMPGMLDLAAAGNVDIATASDIAGSSLRGFGLEASQATHVADVLAKAAADTNAGITDTGEAMKYIAPVANALGISFEDTTAAIGLLSNAGIKGSQAGTTLRSALTNLASPTDAAAQLMEQLGMNFFDAQGKMLPLGQVLQILKDKTSGLTQQQKASAMQTLFGRILPTKVEKLCA
- a CDS encoding phage tail tape measure protein, with the translated sequence MKEAMSGMLALVDQGPEKFNELEKGLKNCDGAGKEMASTMQDNLKGAIEGMKGSIETMGIRIGDVLAPGIRKAADFIGKLADGFSNLPRPIQTFIVYLGLAAAAFGPVMIIFGKIITSTATVVGALGKIGTAVRSLGTIFSGLRTAASAFTVLPGLISPPVLITVGIIAGLAFVVYEVIKHWDSFKKYATGFGNAIKSIFKAVGEFIGAAVKGWGLIFEGFSKLLKASVEGWIILFKGFGEFIKAAVEGWKLIFSGLGNAMKAIGKFIFEGLFEGISSMAGKIKDKVASIAESIKDTFKAALGIHSPSTAFEEYATNTGQGYINGWDKIKNPIKQKMLGLANGIKSLWNTKPDFSSLGDIALSGAYNGSSRETLNRINNLSTSKILDFNPKFTLYVTVADTGEKGTQKLVGEVKTMSGNALKDAMTQLFMNDVIRD